Proteins co-encoded in one Cytobacillus sp. NJ13 genomic window:
- a CDS encoding carbohydrate ABC transporter permease — protein sequence MNRKKTSWLVTSLLILGSLLILFPLYLTITIAFKTPPEMGGNLLALPISWSFDNFAQAIEMTNFFNAFKNSAFVTIFVVIFTVLTNSLVSYAIARNLHKKFYKFLYFYFLSAMFIPFPIIMLPLVKQTSAWGMDNLVGLIILYIVFNLSFNVFIYIGYIRAIPVELEEAAIMDGATTWGVFWKVIFPLLAPMNATVAIITSLGAWNDFMLPLVLLSDREMATLPLVQYIFQGQFSTDYNLAFASYLMALAPMIIVYIFAQKWIISGVMKGSIK from the coding sequence ATGAATCGCAAAAAAACGAGCTGGCTGGTGACCTCTCTATTAATCTTAGGTTCATTGCTCATTCTTTTTCCACTGTATTTAACCATAACCATTGCGTTTAAAACGCCGCCTGAAATGGGAGGAAATTTACTGGCTCTCCCTATATCCTGGTCATTTGACAACTTTGCACAGGCTATCGAAATGACTAATTTCTTTAATGCGTTTAAAAATAGTGCATTTGTTACAATTTTCGTTGTGATTTTTACAGTGTTAACGAACTCGCTTGTATCTTATGCCATTGCCAGAAATCTTCATAAGAAGTTTTATAAGTTTCTATACTTCTATTTTTTAAGTGCTATGTTCATTCCTTTTCCCATCATTATGCTGCCGCTTGTCAAACAGACCAGTGCCTGGGGTATGGATAACCTGGTTGGATTAATCATTTTGTATATCGTTTTCAACCTTTCCTTTAATGTGTTTATCTATATTGGCTACATTCGTGCTATTCCTGTGGAATTGGAAGAAGCGGCCATTATGGACGGTGCAACTACATGGGGTGTTTTCTGGAAAGTCATTTTTCCGCTGCTTGCGCCAATGAATGCAACTGTCGCCATCATCACAAGTCTTGGTGCATGGAATGACTTCATGCTGCCGCTCGTTCTGCTCAGCGACCGGGAAATGGCCACATTGCCGCTTGTCCAATACATTTTCCAGGGCCAATTCAGCACAGATTATAATCTCGCATTTGCTTCCTACTTAATGGCACTTGCGCCAATGATTATTGTGTACATTTTTGCCCAGAAATGGATTATTAGCGGTGTAATGAAAGGTTCAATAAAATAA